The DNA region AACTCTTTCCAATATTTCATTATTATCAGGTATTTGCAATGCCAATTGTGCTGCAATGTATAAACCTTCAATCCAGCCACCTGTTACAATAACAGCTGAGACATCTGCTCTGTCGTTTTCTTTTAAATACGACTCAGATGACCAATATGATTCAGAAATAATTTGAACCAATGTATCTTTATTACCCAAGTTCTGTTGAATTCTATATACGTTCTCAGCAGAGAATGCACTGGTTATTCCTAATCCATCCGCTAATTTCTTAGCACAAGAAAAATACAACATAGACTCTTGTGTTTGTCCGAATATACTAGTGTAACTTAAATCTGCACCGTATATACCAAGGTTAAGTGCTTTAGAGCTATTTGTTGAATAGTTATCCACATTCTTAACATCGTTTAAAATATCACCAGAATAAGTAGCACCTGTTTTTTTAATAATTGCTGCCATCTCTATTGGTGATGGAATAGCATAAAATATTTTCTCTGAACTAGATTGAATTAACTCATCCTTATTTACGTCAGGAATAGCTTCTTCTTCAGAAACAGCCTCTTCAGACTCCGCTCCTCCTTCCTCACTTGCGCATCCCACAGCAAGAAATACCGCTAACTGAACTAGTAATAAATAAAATATATTTTTTGTTGAAATTGTTTTCATAATACTTAATTAGGTTATATACTGAAATAGTACTGAACAAATATAAAAAATTATTACTATTATTCGTTTTTGAGAACAAAAGGTTACCTAATGAGCCAATAACCAATTTTCTCCTTGCCCCGATTCTACCTTTAATGGAACTTTCATTCTTACAGCATTTTCCATAAAATCAGTAACCATTGGTTCTAAAATTCCTATTTCCTCCTTATGTAGATCAAAAATAAGTTCGTCATGCACTTGCAATAACATCTTAGACTTCATGTCCTTTTTCTCCATCTCATCATTTATATTGATCATAGCAATTTTAATAATATCTGCCGCTGATCCCTGAATAGGAGCATTAATTGCATTTCTTTCTGCAAACCCTCTAACAATTGCATTGTGAGAATTTATATCCTTAAGGTGCCGTTTCCTGCCTAAAATGGTTTCTACATAACCTTGTTCTCTTGCCTTGTCGATTATACCATCCATGTAAGTCTTTATTTGGGGATACTCAGCAAAGTAGCTTTCAATTATATCCTTTGCTTCTTGCCTTTTAATATTTAAACGTTGAGCCAAACCAAAAGCAGAAATTCCATAAATAATTCCAAAGTTTACCATTTTTGCGTTTCTCCTCATATCGTCACTCACCTCATCTAAGCTCACGTGATAGACTTTAGACGCCGTAGCAGTGTGAATATCTATTCCATCATTAAACGCCTTAATCATGCCCTCATCCTCACTCAGATCGGCCATAATTCGAAGCTCTACTTGCGAGTAATCCGCAGAGAACAAAGTGAAATTTTCATTTCGAGGAATAAAAGCCTTCCGTACCTCTCTACCTCTCTCTGTTCTGATTGGGATATTCTGGAGGTTGGGATTAATAGAACTCAATCTTCCTGTAGCCGCAACAGCTTGCATGTAAGATGTATGAATTCTATTTGTATTAGGGTTAACCAATTCGGGTAAGGCATCCACATAAGTAGATTTTAATTTGGTTAACGAACGATAATCTAAAATCTTAGGAATTATCTCATGCTTGGACTCTAATTTAAGTAGTACGTCTTCACTAGTTGAATACTGCCCTGTTTTTGTCTTTTTTGCTTTATCATCTATTTTTAATTCGTCGAACAAAATCTCACCCAGTTGTTTAGGCGAAGACAAATTAAACTCTCTACCAGCCAGCTCTATCACCTTCTTTTGAATCTCAACAATATCTTTCCCTAACTCCTCTGAATAACTTAAAAGCCCCTGAGCATCAAGCATTATCCCTTCAGCCTCCATGTTTGCCAACACAGGAACCAAAGGAATTTCGATATCATAAAACAACCTTTCTAATCCACCTTCTTTAAGCTTTGGCTTAAAATAATTGCTCAATTGGAATGTAATATCTGCATCTTCTGTGGCGTATTCTTTCACCTCGTCCGGCTCTATATCCCGCATGCTTTTCTGATTCTTCCCTTTTTTGCCTATCAACTTCTCAATAGACACGGGAGAATAATGAAGGTATGTTTCAGAAAGTATATTCATATTATGCTTTTGATCTGGATGCAAAAGATAATGTGCTAGCATTGTATCGAACAATTGGCCTTGTACGGATATATTATATCGCTTTAGAATAGAAATATCATACTTAATATTTTGACCTATTTTTTCGATTTTCTGATTGGCAAATACTTCTTTAAATTCAGCTAAGATGCTTAAGGCTTCTTCTCTATTTTCGGGCAGTGGAATATAATACCCGTGATGCGCTCTAAAAGAAAATGATATCCCTACAATCTCTGCTGTTTGAGGATCTATCCCTGTAGTTTCTGTATCAAAACAGAAACTATCTTGTTGTAATAGTTCTCCTATTACAACATCTCGTCCTTGTTCTTTAGCTATTAAGTGGTACTGGTGATCGGTATTTTCAATATTCTTCAATTCAATTAAAGAAACTTCTTCTTCATTATTTTGAATACTAAATAGATCCATCTGACCTTCATCTTTCACGACCTTAATGGAAGTGCCCAAAATCCTTGTGGCGAGTGTTCTAAACTCCATTTCGGCAAACAATTCTGTCAAAGCCTGCGCGTTAGGCTCCTTTATTAGCATATCTGCCTCATTGAATTCAACGGGAGCATCTAATAGAATTGTTGCAAGTCTTTTAGATAGAAATGCTTGCTCTTTAAAATTCTCTACATTTTCTTTTTGCTTCCCTTTTAATTCATGAGTATTCTCGTAAAGCCCTTCCATACTCCCATACTTCTTAATAAATTTCTTTGCCGTTTTCTCTCCAACACCAGGTATCCCAGGAATATTATCCACTGCATCTCCCCACATTCCAAGAATATCTATAACTTGTAATGGATGCTTTATGCTAAACCGTTCACAGATTTCTGGGATTCCCCAAACCTGTGGATCTTCTCCACCTCTTCCTGGTCGAAACATGAAAATGTTTTCTGTAATAAGTTGGCCGAAATCTTTATCGGGCGTCATCATGTACGTAGTAAACCCTTTTTGCTCAGCGATTTTAGCCAATGTCCCGATAACATCATCTGCTTCATAACCTTCGCTCGAAAGGATAGGAATATTAAACCCTTCAATTACTCTTTTAATATATGGTATTGAAATAGCAATATCCTCTGGCATCGACTCCCGGTTAGCTTTATACTCAGAATATTCAATCTCCCTAATATTCTGCCCAGGCAAATCAAAAATAACAGCAATATGCGTTGGTTTTTCTTTTCGAAGAACTTCATAAAGTGTATTGGTAAAGCCCAAAACAGCCGATGTGTTCATTCCTTTAGCATTGTATCTTGGGTTTTTACTAAACGCAAAATAGGCTCTATAAATAAGTGCGAACGCGTCTAAGAGAAATAATTTCTTTTCTTGAGCCATACTAAATTTCGTTATAGATTACATCCAAAACAGTTTGTCCGACTGCTTTTAATGTATTCTTGTCAATTATATCCATTCCGTCTTTATGCGTATGATGAAAATCACCAAAGTTGCCATTAATCAAGTCTATGTTAATTATGTCTACACATGGAATTCCCGTATATCTGTTCACAAAGACATAATCGTCTGTTAATCCGCCAACCTGATCGTAAACGAAATAATCTGAATATCCTATTTGGTTCGCCTTATCCCATATTTTTTTTACTACCCATCCTGCCTTGGACATCGAAAAACCATCTCTTGGAAACGTGGCTCCTTTTGCGCCAACCATATCTAAGCCTATTCCATACATAGCATAAAAGTTATCCATAGGCACATTTTTTCCCCAATATTGAGAACCTAAACACCAAAACTCTTTTCCTAACGGCGTATTAAACCCAGCTGGTGGACCATAATCTTCTGTATCAAAAAAGACAATATCAATCCCAACCTCAGGACCAGATATTTGAATTTGGCGAGCAATTTCCAACAGCACTCCGACTCCACTAGCTCCGTCGTTAGCTCCATCAATCGGTAGATCTTTATCAATTTCATCTTTGTCAGCAATATGCCTAGAATCCCAGTGAGCAAAAAGCAAAACTCTTTTCTTTGATAAAGGTTTATATCTGCCAGTGATATTTATCATCCTTAACTTTTCTCCATTGTATGCCATTACCTCTCCTTTTTGCTCAATCACTGTCAAGCCAAAATCATTAAGCTTTTTAGATAAATATTTTGCGCATTGGAGTTGTGCCTCTGAATTAGGTACTCTTGGGCCGAACTGAACCTGTGTTTTCACATAAGCGAAAGATGAATCGGCGCTAAAATTAGGAACTAATACTTCGGATTTATCAAACTTGGTTTTTCCATTTTCTAGTTCCGAAGTTTCACAACTGGATATTAAAAACACTCCTAGTAGAATAATAGATAGATATGACCAACTATTCCTCATAGTTCCAGGCTACCTTATCTTTTCCATCTTTTAATGAAATTTTAATCTCAGCTAATTTATCTCGAATAAAATCTGCCGAAGAGTAATCTTTATTTTCCTTAGCCTGCTGGCGAAGAGCAATAATTATCTCCATCAAATCATCTACTGAATCATTCGACGAAGAAGATATTTCTTTAAGGCCTAAAACAGAAAACACATAACCACTATATAAAGAATCGATCAACTCCAGGTCATCTTTGGTGATAGTCTCTTTGCCATCCTTAACCGAATTTATAAGTCTTACGCCATCAAACAAAGTTGCAATTAATCCAGGCGTATTAAAATCGTCGTTCATGGCCTCATCACATCTCTTTTTAATGTCTCCAAAGTTTTGTGAAGATGTAGGGCTAGTCGGTAATTCTTTCAGCAAGGAAATTGTTTTCATCAATTTAGTAAATCCCTTTTCTGCAGCTTGTAACGCTTCATTTGAGAAATCTAGAGTACTTGCATAGTGCGTTTGCATCATGAAAAAACGAACCACCATTGGATCATAACCATGGTCCATCAGTTTATTATCTCCTGAGAACAACTCTTCTGGTAAAAGCGAGTTGCCAACAGATTTTCCCATTCGTTGTCCATTAATAGTGAGCATATTGGTATGCATCCAATATTTCGCAAGGTCTTCACCCACACCTGCTACTGTTTGCGCTATTTCACATTCATGATGGGGAAATTTCAGATCCATCCCTCCTCCGTGTATATCGAAAGGAGCTCCTAAATATTTAGATCCCATCACAGAACATTCCAAATGCCATCCAGGAAATCCTTCACCCCAAGGAGAATCCCACTTCATAATGTGTGAATCCGAAGCTTTTTTCCATAAAGCAAAATCACAAGTGTTTCGTTTTTCCGACTGTCCCTCAAGAACCCTTTGGCCAGACATTAAATCTTCGATTTTTCTTCCAGAAAGAATTCCGTAATTATTTGTTTCGTTGTATTTGATAACATCAAAATAAACAGAGCCATTAACCTCATATGCAAGACCATTGTCTATGATTTTGTTAACCATGGCAATCTGCTCAATTATATGGCCCGTAGCCAATGGTTCAATACTAGGCTCAATTGTATTGAACTGCTTCATTACATCATGAAAGCCATTTGCATAACGTGCAGCTATTTCCATTGGCTCAACGTTCTCTAGTCTAGCTTTCTTAGCAATCTTATCTTCACCTTCATCTGCATCATTTTCTAAATGACCAGCATCTGTAATGTTTCGAACATAACGAACCTTATATCCTAGATAGGTTAAGTAACGATAAACAATATCGAACGAAATAAAAGTTCTGCAATTTCCTATATGAACATCGCTGTATACAGTGGGACCGCATACATACATACCAACAAAGGGAGCGTCTAAAGGTTCAAACAGCTCTTTTTGTTTAGTAATTGTATTATAAATTGATAGCTGGTTTTTCATTAAACCAAAGAAAACAAGATTTTAATTAAATAGGAAAATAAATGCTGATTATGTAAGAACAAAGATTATTGTCCTTCTTCGATAACTCCTTCTCCCTGATATTTACCCTTCTTATAGATTGAGATTCCTCCTAAGATTCCATCTCCGTCATAATGATAAACTTTCCCTCTCCATAGTCGACCACCTTTAAAATCTCCAATTTTAGAGATCTGACCATCCCTTCTGTATAATGTATTATGTCCTTCTCCGGTAAAACGTCCAATATTTTTCTGCTCACCATTCTGAACGACAGCAGCCATTTTAACTTCTTCTGGTTCAGGAATAACTTCGGCAACAGGAATTGCAATCTCTTTTACATCATAAATCTTTGTTTTACCAGCATCAAGTACTCCGCCTTCACCATAAAACTTTTCTGACTTAACCTCTCCTGTAGATGTATACTCCGTTACAACTCCCGCTTCTTGACCACCATCCCAGCTTCCTTCTATACGAAGTTGCCCGTTGTCAAAATAATACTTTTGTGTTCCTTCTCGCTTCCCTTTGGCATTAAACGCAAACTCTTGTGCAACCGACCCATTTGGATGCTTACGTACAAAATTACCTACATTCTTATTGTTTTTCCAGGTCCCTGATTCTTGCAATGTTCCATTGTCGTAGTACTCTTTATAATCTCCGTCAGGCTTATTGTTTCTATAATTTACCTCTGATTTAAGCTGCTGATTAGTGAAGTATCTTTTCCACAAACCATTTTTTCTATTATTTGCGTAATCACCTTCTTCTACTTTCTGATCATCATCATAAGCAGCCATCCGCTTCATTCGACCCGTAAAAATCCAATGACCTTGACGCATATTCGAAACATCCTTATAATTTATGGTGTCGCCTGTTTCAGCATCCATGTCAAATGACTGATCAGAACCAAAGGCAGCAGCTGTGGAAACAACTGATATAGACAGAATTATTAATATTTTATTTAACATGTAAAAAATAGCTTTCTCTCTTTTGCAGTAACTAAAACTACGTCAAAAATTATCTAATGTTCAACAAATAGGCCGTTTTTTTTCCCTGAAATATTACTTATTTGAGCTAAAACACTGAAAGACAGATTATGCCGATATATTATCGATCATTTCTTTGCAAATATCTCCTAGCTCAAATTTGTGCTCCCAGCCCCAATCTCTACGTGCTACGCTATCATCTATAACCTGTGGCCAGCTTTCCGCAATTTGCTGTCTAAAATCTGGTTGATATAATGTGTCAAACTCAGGATAAGTCTTTTGAATTTCTCTTGTCAGTTCACCTGGAGAAAAGCTTATAGCGCTTAAGTTATAGGCCGATCTAACTTTAACATCATCCGGGTGCGCGTCCATTAGTTCAATGGTAGCTCTTACTGCATCCTCCATATACATCATTGGCAAAGTCGCGTCTTCTTTCAAAAAACAAGGATAGATATCTCCTTTTGCAGCCGAATAAAATATATTAATTGCATAGTCAGTAGTTCCACCACCTGGAGGTGATTTATAGCTAATAAGTCCTGGATATCTCAAACTTCTCACATCTACTCTATATCTCTTATGAAAATATTCGCACCATCTTTCACCTGCCAACTTTGATATTCCGTAAACCGTATTAGGATCTGTAACTGTATCCTGAGGCGTGTTTACAAACGGAGTAGTTGGTCCGAATACTGCAATCGAACTTGGCCAATAAAGTTTTTTAATCCAATCTTCTTTCGCTAGATGAAGCATATTCATTAAAGAATCCATATTAAGATTCCATCCTAAATCAGGATTTTCTTCGGCCTTCGCAGAAAGCATCGCAGCCAAAAGATAGACTTCCGTGATATTATACTTTTTAACCAAAGTATATACCTGATCCTTATTCATCACATCTAATTGCTCGAAAATACCTTCATACTTAGCATTTCTCACATCCGAAGCAATTACATTGTCTTCACCATGTATCTCCCTAAGTTTTTGCACTAGCTCAGTACCAATTTGCCCCAAAGCACCTATAACTAATATTCGTTTTTTACTCATTAAATCTGATTTTAAAAGAACGCAAAATTATAAAAAAAACATACCTGAGCACTATTACACTGACTTAGCTAGAAGTTTTTTACTTAAATAAAAAAATTACATTTACAGAAGAGTAACCAATTATTGAAGAAAATGAAGAAAGTAATTATCCTTATCATTGGAGGTATAATGATATTAACCACTCAATCAATGGGTCAAAGCTATGAAAAGGCTATTGGAGCAAGGTTAGGATACCCAGGAATGGCGTTAACCTATAAACATGGAATTCAAGATGCTTTTTTAGAATTCATTGTAGGTGCACGCTATGAAGGAGGCGTAAACATTGAAGCAATATATGAACTTCATTGGAAATTAGATCAAAAACTCTTCCCGACAGATGAACTGCACTGGTATCTTGGGGCTGGCGGGTCGATTTGGACAGGTGATGGAGATGCAGCTGTAGGTATTGTCGGAATTATTGGATTAGAATATGTTTTCACAAAAGCACCAATTGCGTTAACTATAGATTACAAACCTGTGATGTATTTAAACAATGGTGCGAATTTTGCTGGAGACCACAGTGCGCTTAGTGTTCGTTATACATTTTAAAAATTAAATTATGTTAAAATCAAAATTATTTTTTTCTTTTATTCTTGTAGTGTTGTTTACGTCAAATTTTGCTCGCTCGCTGCATGCACAAGATAACGTTAGCATGAACGATCTTATGTTCGATGATCAATATTATGATGTTCTTGATAAAGCAATGGCTAATAAAGCAGATGTTAAGTACATGGATATTGCAATGCAAAAACTTAAATCGTTTCCCGTTTCGATATGTACACTTCCAAATGTGGAAAGGTTAAGCTTAGGGTTCAACTATATATCGTCTTTACCTGCTGCAATTGGCAAGATGGAAAAATTGCAATACATAGACATTAGCGGTATGCATAATGGCATTTTCATCCCTAAAGAATTAGCTCAACTTAAAAACTTGAGAGAATTCAAAATGGAAGACATGTTGAATAAAGAAGAAGAGAAAAAAATTGTTGACCGAGTTACAGAATTACTTCCTGATTGCAAAATAGTAACTGGACACACAAAATAATTCAATATGCCGACTCATAACGAACTAGATTTCCATGAGTCAGGCTCTAGGTTCGGGAAGTTTCAAAAATATTTAGGCGAATTTGTGTATGGTGGCATAGACGGTAGCGTAACAACATTTGCCGTTGTTGCCGGCTCTGCAGGCGCAGAATTCAGCACCACAATAATAATGGTTTTAGGCTTTGCCAATCTTCTGGCCGACGGATTTGCCATGTCGGTAGGCAACTATTTATCTAGCAAGGCAGAACACGACAATTTCGACAAACACGAAAAATTAGAATATTGGGAAATCGAAAATCTACGAGATGTTGAAGTAGAAGAGATAAGAACAATTTATTCTGAAAAAGGGTTTCAAGGTGAGCTTCTAGAACAAGTGGTTGAAGTAATTACTGCTGATAAAAAAGTGTGGGTAGACACAATGATGAGAGAAGAATTAGAGATGATTAAAGATAGCAGAAGCCCTTTTAAAACTGCTTTTGTAACCTACCTGGCTTTTATTGTAATTGGTCTTATTCCTTTAATGGCTTATGTACTAGACTATCTTGATATCATCAAAGACCTAGACCTATTTTTAACCTCCAGCATTCTAACCTCACTTGCTTTTGCAATTGTGGGATACATGAAATCTTATGTGAGTGATACCAACAAATTCAAAGGAGTCGTGGAGACGGTGCTTTTAGGCGGGGCCGCAGCAGCGATGTCTTATTTTGTTGGTGATTTACTGAAGGGCTTATTGGTGTAGTACTTACTCAAATGTCCCTTTAAACTCTTTTACATACATGTCTCCTAGCTTTTCTTGTCCAGCTATAAATTTCAAACCCTTCCCTGTTTTTTTGAAAAAAATGAAATCATTTCCTTTATAGTTTTTCAAATCTTTTAGAAACACCCGGCCTTGATTATACTTGAAGGCGACATAATAGTCTGCATTAAAAACATTCCATTTATGTGCTAATACTTGGATATCCTTATTAAAGCAATACCTTTTCTCAAAAAGTTTACCATTTAACTTTACTGTTTCAATTAACCTTTCATCCAATAATTGGAGTATGCCATCTTCAATAAAATGTATGTAAACCTTCTTGGTCCAACTCTCTGTCTTTATTGTTACGGGATGTATAATACCCTTCATTCTCCTTTCTACACCAAATGGGGATAAAACAACCATTTGATCCCAGCCATTTACAGCATCTACTTTGGGTTCATTAATTAATTTAACTACGCTCAACGCTAACTCTTGGTTTGAACCAATGGGTAAAGTTCCCTCAGGGAGATACACGTTTAGCTTTGAGTTAGCAACATGGTAACCGACTATATGTACCAGCATATTCAAATATTCATTTTTAGGGTTTAATTTCAATACATCATTCATTGACAATATGTCATTAAACAAGCCGTCTTCATTCATTCCAAATTTTTTATACTTATTGGACATGCAATGCCCCTCATTTATTTCATAAAAATTATCATAAATAGAAGGAATGGTTTTTGTTAATCTTCTTATAAACTGATTGATTTCTCGATTAAAAATAAATTCTGTATTCCCATCCTTATATTGAACAGAGTTGAAATCCGTACCTCCAAGAAATACGTTTTTAACCTTGATTCCATTAATAAAGGAAACTGTACCATCCTCTGTACTTTTATATTCTAGATTCGTTTTACCAAGTCTTATTTCCCCCCTAACTACAGTTCCATCAATAAAATGGATTTTTCCTCGATGAAATCTGTACTCTTTTGCGCATCCCTTCTTTTGCACGCTATAAGGAAACTTTGAATATGCATATGTATTAGGATAAGCAGGCGTTGCATATATAGAAGTTGCATATGGTAAAGGCGGCTGATAACCTGGAATATTGTACACCCCTGGAGGAACTTGAGCCTTTATAGCGACACCGTAAGATAGAAATATCAAGAGTATTGTTAGTCTCATAACTAGCTTTTAAAATCCGTGAACTATTCAAACAACCTATCCAACGTCTCATAAGAAACAGAATGATAGTTAGCCCTCGCCTTCGAATAAATATCTTTTGCCAATCCAGGATGTTTGTCATCCGAATTAATTAGCTCTTTGTATAATGGAGTTAAGAACTTTCTACGACCTACATTAATTAAGAACTTTTCTACTTCAGGAAATACGGCTGAGTAATTGTTCTCTACACAGAACAACAACCAAGCGGCTAATATTTCCGAATTACCCGATTTCGAAAACTCGAATTCTTCATCAATTCGGGCAATTTGTTC from Flavobacteriales bacterium includes:
- the polA gene encoding DNA polymerase I, whose protein sequence is MAQEKKLFLLDAFALIYRAYFAFSKNPRYNAKGMNTSAVLGFTNTLYEVLRKEKPTHIAVIFDLPGQNIREIEYSEYKANRESMPEDIAISIPYIKRVIEGFNIPILSSEGYEADDVIGTLAKIAEQKGFTTYMMTPDKDFGQLITENIFMFRPGRGGEDPQVWGIPEICERFSIKHPLQVIDILGMWGDAVDNIPGIPGVGEKTAKKFIKKYGSMEGLYENTHELKGKQKENVENFKEQAFLSKRLATILLDAPVEFNEADMLIKEPNAQALTELFAEMEFRTLATRILGTSIKVVKDEGQMDLFSIQNNEEEVSLIELKNIENTDHQYHLIAKEQGRDVVIGELLQQDSFCFDTETTGIDPQTAEIVGISFSFRAHHGYYIPLPENREEALSILAEFKEVFANQKIEKIGQNIKYDISILKRYNISVQGQLFDTMLAHYLLHPDQKHNMNILSETYLHYSPVSIEKLIGKKGKNQKSMRDIEPDEVKEYATEDADITFQLSNYFKPKLKEGGLERLFYDIEIPLVPVLANMEAEGIMLDAQGLLSYSEELGKDIVEIQKKVIELAGREFNLSSPKQLGEILFDELKIDDKAKKTKTGQYSTSEDVLLKLESKHEIIPKILDYRSLTKLKSTYVDALPELVNPNTNRIHTSYMQAVAATGRLSSINPNLQNIPIRTERGREVRKAFIPRNENFTLFSADYSQVELRIMADLSEDEGMIKAFNDGIDIHTATASKVYHVSLDEVSDDMRRNAKMVNFGIIYGISAFGLAQRLNIKRQEAKDIIESYFAEYPQIKTYMDGIIDKAREQGYVETILGRKRHLKDINSHNAIVRGFAERNAINAPIQGSAADIIKIAMININDEMEKKDMKSKMLLQVHDELIFDLHKEEIGILEPMVTDFMENAVRMKVPLKVESGQGENWLLAH
- a CDS encoding M28 family peptidase, with protein sequence MRNSWSYLSIILLGVFLISSCETSELENGKTKFDKSEVLVPNFSADSSFAYVKTQVQFGPRVPNSEAQLQCAKYLSKKLNDFGLTVIEQKGEVMAYNGEKLRMINITGRYKPLSKKRVLLFAHWDSRHIADKDEIDKDLPIDGANDGASGVGVLLEIARQIQISGPEVGIDIVFFDTEDYGPPAGFNTPLGKEFWCLGSQYWGKNVPMDNFYAMYGIGLDMVGAKGATFPRDGFSMSKAGWVVKKIWDKANQIGYSDYFVYDQVGGLTDDYVFVNRYTGIPCVDIINIDLINGNFGDFHHTHKDGMDIIDKNTLKAVGQTVLDVIYNEI
- a CDS encoding cysteine--tRNA ligase, with the protein product MKNQLSIYNTITKQKELFEPLDAPFVGMYVCGPTVYSDVHIGNCRTFISFDIVYRYLTYLGYKVRYVRNITDAGHLENDADEGEDKIAKKARLENVEPMEIAARYANGFHDVMKQFNTIEPSIEPLATGHIIEQIAMVNKIIDNGLAYEVNGSVYFDVIKYNETNNYGILSGRKIEDLMSGQRVLEGQSEKRNTCDFALWKKASDSHIMKWDSPWGEGFPGWHLECSVMGSKYLGAPFDIHGGGMDLKFPHHECEIAQTVAGVGEDLAKYWMHTNMLTINGQRMGKSVGNSLLPEELFSGDNKLMDHGYDPMVVRFFMMQTHYASTLDFSNEALQAAEKGFTKLMKTISLLKELPTSPTSSQNFGDIKKRCDEAMNDDFNTPGLIATLFDGVRLINSVKDGKETITKDDLELIDSLYSGYVFSVLGLKEISSSSNDSVDDLMEIIIALRQQAKENKDYSSADFIRDKLAEIKISLKDGKDKVAWNYEE
- a CDS encoding toxin-antitoxin system YwqK family antitoxin, which translates into the protein MLNKILIILSISVVSTAAAFGSDQSFDMDAETGDTINYKDVSNMRQGHWIFTGRMKRMAAYDDDQKVEEGDYANNRKNGLWKRYFTNQQLKSEVNYRNNKPDGDYKEYYDNGTLQESGTWKNNKNVGNFVRKHPNGSVAQEFAFNAKGKREGTQKYYFDNGQLRIEGSWDGGQEAGVVTEYTSTGEVKSEKFYGEGGVLDAGKTKIYDVKEIAIPVAEVIPEPEEVKMAAVVQNGEQKNIGRFTGEGHNTLYRRDGQISKIGDFKGGRLWRGKVYHYDGDGILGGISIYKKGKYQGEGVIEEGQ
- a CDS encoding NAD-dependent epimerase/dehydratase family protein, whose translation is MSKKRILVIGALGQIGTELVQKLREIHGEDNVIASDVRNAKYEGIFEQLDVMNKDQVYTLVKKYNITEVYLLAAMLSAKAEENPDLGWNLNMDSLMNMLHLAKEDWIKKLYWPSSIAVFGPTTPFVNTPQDTVTDPNTVYGISKLAGERWCEYFHKRYRVDVRSLRYPGLISYKSPPGGGTTDYAINIFYSAAKGDIYPCFLKEDATLPMMYMEDAVRATIELMDAHPDDVKVRSAYNLSAISFSPGELTREIQKTYPEFDTLYQPDFRQQIAESWPQVIDDSVARRDWGWEHKFELGDICKEMIDNISA
- a CDS encoding leucine-rich repeat domain-containing protein; amino-acid sequence: MLKSKLFFSFILVVLFTSNFARSLHAQDNVSMNDLMFDDQYYDVLDKAMANKADVKYMDIAMQKLKSFPVSICTLPNVERLSLGFNYISSLPAAIGKMEKLQYIDISGMHNGIFIPKELAQLKNLREFKMEDMLNKEEEKKIVDRVTELLPDCKIVTGHTK
- a CDS encoding VIT1/CCC1 transporter family protein, producing MPTHNELDFHESGSRFGKFQKYLGEFVYGGIDGSVTTFAVVAGSAGAEFSTTIIMVLGFANLLADGFAMSVGNYLSSKAEHDNFDKHEKLEYWEIENLRDVEVEEIRTIYSEKGFQGELLEQVVEVITADKKVWVDTMMREELEMIKDSRSPFKTAFVTYLAFIVIGLIPLMAYVLDYLDIIKDLDLFLTSSILTSLAFAIVGYMKSYVSDTNKFKGVVETVLLGGAAAAMSYFVGDLLKGLLV